GTCTTCTTCAATCATGGTAAATAAATTGAGTAGGGATTTGGAAACAGAAAAGTTGAACAAAGTTGAGTCATTTAGTAGAGATCTAAGTCTACTGAATCGCAGAGAAACTGTGTAAAATGCGCAAGAGAAGAGTGTACCCCGGGAGCAAATGTGCTTTTCCCTTTTCTAGAAACGGCTTTTATATCCTTGGAATCTGTGGTCGGAAGCCATGGTTACAGGTGTTTCTAGCTAGGAAAGGTGTCTAGAGACAGAACATGATTTAGAAATTTAGAAAGACTTGAATGAATCCAAAAACTTACTAGAAATTAATCCAAGGACACTACTAATGTACTAAGCCTTTGAAAGAAGCCCTGTGGTCCATTAAGACCTTCCATCTTTCCTACTCCATTTACTTCTAAGCTGATTTCTTTTGATAGCCATTACACTCGCCTTTTAGAGCCATGGAGAATATTGTTAAGCCTCGAAAGTTCAAGTACAGAGCTCTCGAAAACCGACGTGCCAAGCGTaggaaattgaaaaagaTGCCTGTACTGTCTATAACCGACCTGGACCCGAGTGAGATTCCGCATCACTTCAACCTCACTCACTGTCTGCCTACCGAGTTTGAACTTTCTCCTAGCAAGACTGAGATGATTTCTCTCCCTCCGTATCTAAGTAAGTTCGATTCCTGATGTGGGTATGTGTTTACACTAACCTGTATAGACTCCATCCTCGTAGACTATGACACAGCGACCGGTGGCTCACCTACAAACGAGGCCTTCATACGATCTCGTATTAATGTGATGATCCTGACAACTCTGGCTAAGATGAAAAGCGAGTTTATTGCAAAGCCCAGTACATCCGTTGCTTGCTCTGCATCACTCAAGTCGGTTCACTTGCAATTCGACCGCAAGATGGAATTCACTTGGAAACGCGATTCTCAACGGGTAAGATTCTTCGGCATCGTTGACTACTCTCTTTGGTATGGCACGCCCGATGAACATGCGACCAATCTGGCAATAGTTGAAGCAGAAAGACCAGATTTGCTCAAAAGCGGTATGTTGCGGTGTCTTGCATACATGGGTACGTGATTTTGACTTGAATTCATTATTGAAATCCACCATAGGTGGGTTAGTGCCAACTTGAATAGCCATGATTCATGAGACAAGGAAGCGGGCTAAGATTCCAGACACGTCAGTGTATGGAATCGCAACGGACAGTTTCAAGTGGGCGTTCATCCGGATTCGTCCAAATGGCGAGGTAAGAGATCTTGGTGAAACGTGCTTGGATAACTCTGATGCATTATTTAGTGGACTGAAAAGACCTACCACTGGGCGCACAGTGCGCAAGAAATTGTCTCGATGCTGGCAAAGATTCTTGCTCATGCTGCGCGATTCGATCCACAGACCGGCCGCAAAATATGGAACCAAGGGTCTGAATGCGAGTTCTTAGCTTCTCTGAAGCAGCTGAATTCAAAGCCAAGttccaaaagagaagatcaGAGGACTGGACTATGCCATGCACACACCATCTAGGCTGTGACCTAGCCATGGGAACCCTGTGACCAGCTGAAGGAACGTGGTTAAATTGTGATTCCACGTTCTTAGAGAGGTAGCTTGATGAGACATGTTTACTATTTTACCAGGTTACCCTGTATGACCTGTAACAGATCATCAGACATAGTAGAGTAGATTGACTTACCTCTCTGGTTCTCATGTAAAGAACATAGGCGGGGGCTAGTTCTGGATTAACGGGTCCATCCATATCACATTTTACTACTCTATATTTGAAACGTCGCCTTTTTAACCGCAaatttttttgttttctggcTAAAAAAATAACGATGGGAGATGTCTAACAAGAACGACCCTGTGAAGGAGTATCCGAAAAGTCGACTATAAAGACATCCAAAAGTATCAGAAAACCACATACCAAAGACCATTCATTCCCTGTGCCTAACAAGAGTTTACCTCAATGAGAGCTTTCCAAATTTTGCATGCGTAGAAATAAAAATGAGTATTTACAGGATGCGAAGTGACTCATCAATCCATATGTACAACGTCTCTAGTCCTTCGCCGAAATCCAGATCTTTTCTCCATGAATATCAAGAACTCACATCACTCGCAACGATCAAACAATGATAGACAGAAATTGAATGGCGCGTTTTTTGTGAGAGATCTGCCGCCACAAATGGTCTTTTAGTTTACAATACCTCTTTCAAATCCATCACACTTGCGGAGACCCGATTATTGGTGCCAGATAGCACTCCCGCGGAATGCACGACCAAGTATCGACCCCCATCCTCCGACAGTACCCGTAGAGACCGCGTGTAGCCGTGTTCTTCGGGCGAGGCGATTTCTGTCCACTCCCCTTCACCAAGAGCTTTATTAATAAACAAAGTACTCTGTGTACCGGAGCTGGCAATAATGGTGCCATTTTTACCACCGTATGGTGTCCACACAGCGTAAGGCGAAGATGTCGGTCGAGTACCACTCGAAACAACCAGACGCTGGCCCGGGGCGGAGGCGATATTTTCGGGGTCGGACGACAAACGGTAGTAAACGGGGAAAGAATAGCTTGCAGTACCAAAGAAAGAACCATATTCATAGATGTAGAAGTATTGACCGTTCGGGAGCTAGAACTGTTAGCATTCTCCGGGCATGGCGCAGATCAATCGCAATTGAACCGGTGTCGCATACCTTGGTCACAACTGGCATGCCGGGTCGGTCGGTATATGTCGGATAGGCGACATCCTCTACAACAGGTCCCCAGGTCTTTAGATCAGTTGAGACCTGGTGAACTATAGTCTGTCCGTGGGTTGCATTATCTCGCTGATCCGAGTAATAACAAATCAACTTGCCATTACTGTAAATAGAGTTAGTGAGTTCTTTCATAGTAGATTAGAAGAACATACTGGGCGAGTAAGAATGGCTCCCATACAGGAGTCAGTCCATTGTTCGGCAATGCCTCTCCTCCAGCAGCAATATGGCTGACAAATATCCAATTCACACCATCGTCCTGCGACGCATACAGATCGATGTGCGTGGACGACAAATCAGTAGGAATACTACTACCAGCTAGAAGTAGAGTACCCTTTTCAAACGAGCCGACGCGCTCAGGCAGGGAGTAGAGGAACGGCTGATAACGCAAGCCATATCCGTTGACAGTGTCATGGACCTTGGAGATCTCCTCCCAGGTCTTTCCGTAGTCATTGGAGCGGTATATGGGGAAGTATACTGCGGGAGGCTCTGGTGAGTAGTTTTCCCATGTGGCAAGAAGGTCGCCGTTGGGAAGCTGCTCGTTCCGTGGGTAAAGCGTTCGTGGCACGATGTAGTCGGAGGGTGGCGAGAAGATGGTCACATTTGTGAGGGAGGCAGGAGATGACTGCCTAGAGCTTGGAATGGTCACCGCAGCTGCGGCTGCCACAAAAGCAAAAACCTGTGGAATTCTCATGTTAAATATGCTGGAGCTAACTGGTATTCTATCTTCATTGGGAGCATTATTCTGCTTTTATAGCTCGATTCAGTCAAAATTAGAGTTGATTTATAAAAAGCGTACATAGTACTCCGGGGTTATCCCGCCGGAATTAATCTTGTTATGGACTAAATCGAGGGTATTTCATCTGAAGAATTTCCATCAATGACGGCCATCGTAGATAATCCGGGGAAATGTCAAATGACGTCAACTCCCGACCTATCACATGACACCAGGTGACTACAGTGGAAGATCCATGGGTCCGTGCTCCATGCTCCGTAATCAATCTGAGCTCCTTCACATGAGCAGGGCTGAGCGTGGATTCCTAGGGCTATAATGGTCGGATAACATTGCATCGTCCAGAATCTAGTTTGATATTTGAACTGAAGCCCACGTCTATTGGGCAGTACAAGCCTCCTCCCCCAGGCAGTTTGGCCCCCACAATCCACAGCCAAATTTAGCAGTGCCCAAAGGTGGACCAATGATGAACGTGAATTTAGATACACTGCAGTGCTAACTTCGTTGCCTAACAACACACAGCCTTCCAGCATCGCCAGTATTTGTTGGTAACCAGCATGATTGAAAGCAGTTAATTGGAAGAAAAATCTCTTTCAATTTTCGTGGATTCGGATTTGTCTCGGGCTGGGCCAATTTGTGAAACTTATTTACATTGGATTTCATCCACTTTTCTCGGATTCAAACTGCCTTTCAgattttttctt
The nucleotide sequence above comes from Penicillium digitatum chromosome 1, complete sequence. Encoded proteins:
- a CDS encoding Exo-arabinanase translates to MRIPQVFAFVAAAAAVTIPSSRQSSPASLTNVTIFSPPSDYIVPRTLYPRNEQLPNGDLLATWENYSPEPPAVYFPIYRSNDYGKTWEEISKVHDTVNGYGLRYQPFLYSLPERVGSFEKGTLLLAGSSIPTDLSSTHIDLYASQDDGVNWIFVSHIAAGGEALPNNGLTPVWEPFLLAHNGKLICYYSDQRDNATHGQTIVHQVSTDLKTWGPVVEDVAYPTYTDRPGMPVVTKLPNGQYFYIYEYGSFFGTASYSFPVYYRLSSDPENIASAPGQRLVVSSGTRPTSSPYAVWTPYGGKNGTIIASSGTQSTLFINKALGEGEWTEIASPEEHGYTRSLRVLSEDGGRYLVVHSAGVLSGTNNRVSASVMDLKEVL